The sequence GGATTATAAATACCTATATAGGCTTCAGGCTTATCAAAGGCATCATTATTAATTTGATACCTTTCTTTAACCGAGTAAAGCTCGATTTCATGGTCACCAAACAGTGCTTGCAGGTCTTTTTCAGCATCCAGTTTAGTGATAAATCTAGCGTCTTCTGGCTTTTGATTATCACCGAGCACTAAACTTATCTTAGCCCAGTCTTCAAAGAAGTATTCTTCAAGTAAGGGCACTATCTTTTTGCGGAAAATATCAGCTAACTGCTCAAAACGCTCAGCATCATCTATATCTTCTAGGCTCATGAAGTAAGCGTGTCCAATAGTGTGGTCACGGTCGTACAGCACTTCAATACGCTCATTAATGCGCTCGAGCATCTGGCGCACATCAATATTCTCTAAATCTGTTTTTACCACTAAGCCCACCAAGGGCGCACCAGATTCATTGCGGGTATCGGCCAGCAATGGCACAAATTCAAAACGACGCCTTAATGCTGTGTCTAACAGAGCAAGGGAGCGGTCCGCTGTGTTCATGGTACCGATGATGTCGATGTTGGCAGGCACCGCAAAGTCCTGACCTGAGTAGGGCAGCTTCACTATCACCTTATTATCAGCACCCGCACGTTTATCCGGTTCAATCAGGGTAATGAGTTCGCCAAAGATTTTACTGATATTGCCGCGGTTAATTTCATCAATCACCATGGCGTAGCGCTCAGTTGGATTTTGGCGTGCTTCTTCACACAGCTGTTTAAATACGCCGGCGCGAATTTCATATTTTACCTCGCCCTCTTCCAAGTCACTGTCTAGTACAGGGCGCAAGCCTTCCACAAACTCCTCATAGCCATAAGACTGATGAAAGGTAACAAATCTATAGCGTTTAATTTTTCCTTCGTTGTTCTTGTCGTTCTCAGTGGCGTTAAATTGCTTGCCCTTTTGCTCTACTGATGTCTTAGTGCTCGGCTCATAGCGTTTCAGTAGCTTTAAGAGTTGGTACGTTTTTCCTGTACCTGGCGGTCCATAGTAAATGCGATTGAAACAGTTGATAGGCAACTTTTCATCGGCTTCTAACTCATCAACATCTTCGTTGTATTCTTGCTGTACCTCTTCAATACGTTGCAGCTGATCTTGTGAGTAGAAATCGCTAAGCGCGATTAAATCCTTGTTAAAAAATGGTTTGAGCAGAGTTTCTTCGAACTCTGGCAGATCCCTCGGCCTCACTTGGTAAAACAATGAATTACCTTGTGGCGACCAGAGTTTGGAGTTATGCGTATACCTTTCATGCTTAAGGGCTGGGAAAAGCACCTCATAGCTTCTCTCAAGCCAAGTTTCGCCCTTACTAGCCGGCTGTGCTGCTGTGGTAAACCTGCCGAGCAGCTGGATACTATTGCCATGGCACAAATAAAATAACGTGCCAATGGGTACTTCTTGAAAGCGCTTGCCTTGCTCCTTTCTTGCTAGCTTGTCGACTACTACTTTCTGTGAGTCTAAAAGCTGTTGCTGCTCATCTGCAGTAAATGTCGCTGGTCCATGAGAGAGTTTCCAAACGGAAATATTTTTCTTACTCCAAACGGCCCACACCTGTTTACCAAACTCTAAAACACCCAGTCTTTCTGTGTTTTTCTCTAATACCAATTTCTGTAAAGCAGCGGTATTTTTTACTGATCCGTTTTCTGCAAAAGCAGCTAAAGCTTCGGGTCTAAATATGTTTACAATCGTGGGTTTGGCGCGATCTTGGTAATGAAACGCAATTTTCCACTTGTAAGCCTCACCTAAACCCGTAAAAGCCTCGATACTTTCTAGATCACCACTTCTAGCTAGTTGAGCTACCCGCACCACGCTTTCGCGCACTTTTGCAAAAGCTTCTTCTGCACTGCCACCCAGTGCCGTATACCAGCCATGTGTATCTGAATAACTGTGCCTATTAGTATTTTCTTTAAGCTCAGAACCATCACGAGAAAACACGCCAAACTTAAAGGCTGAACCACCCCAAATACTGCCTAACTTATCTAAGCGTGACTCAATCCAAGAAGTAAAGGTGTCTTGAGAGCCAGTCTTGATGTACTCGTCCAAAGTCATCTCAGATAAGCGCGATAAAGGCCACTCTTCTAGAAACTCTTCCCAAAGGCTATATTGTTCGCTATAGATTTCCATTTCTTTCTCCAAATATTCCTCAGCCACACGTTTAGCATATCAGTTTGTTATTTAAGGAAACACTGAACAAACCCCAAGCGGGCTGCAGCCTTTGGTAAAATAGTCCAATCCGTAATTAGTATCGAGTCCACAGTCATGCAAATCACTTTCGCCGAAGCCGAGTTCGTCAGCAAAAAGAAGCAAACCCGTAGGGATCGACTGTTGATGGACCTGGAAACTCTGGTGCCTTGGTCTGTTCTGGAATCAGTGATTGAGCCGTACTATCCGAAATCTGACGGCAAACGAGGTCGTCCGACTATGGGGCTTTCTCGCATGTTACGTATGTACATCCTACAGCAGGTCATGGGGTTTTCCGATGAAGGAACTGAGGATGCCGTTTATGACAGCGCAGCAATTCAGCTGTTTATGGATATTGATCTTGGGCGTGATGCCGTGCCGGATGCGACCACTTTGTTGCGTTTTCGTCGTCTGCTGGAAACTCACAGCTTGACTCAACAAATTTTTGCTGCGGTCAATTACCAACTGGCGAGCAAGGGCTTGTACCTCAAGGAAGGCACGGTGGTTGACGCTACAATTATTGCCGCACCACCTTCCACCAAGAATAAGAGTAAAAGCCGTGATCCGCAAATGCGCTCCACTAAGAAAGGCAATCAGTATTACTTTGGCATGAAAGCTCACATCGGTGTTGATGCGGCTAGCGGTTTGGTGCACACACTGGTCACCACTGCGGCCAACGTGCACGACGTGAACCAAGCTCATGCTTTGCTACACGGCGAGGAACAGCAGGTATACGGTGATTCTGGTTATCTGGGGGCTGACAAACGGGAAGAAAATAAGGATAAAGATGTGGAGTGGGTGGTAGCCATGCGCCATGGAAAGCGTCGAAAGCTGCGCGATAGCGGCACAGAAGAAGGTCAACTGGCTGACAAAATCGAAAAATTAAAGAGCCGGATACGCGCCAAGGTTGAGCATCCCTTTTACTGGGTCAAAGTGCACTTTGGTCACCGCAAGACTCGCTACCGTGGCTTGGCGAAAAACACAGCCCATCTCTATAGCCTGTTTGCCTTGGCAAACCTGTTCTTGTCGAAGCGATGTATGCCGTTGGCGGGATAAATCCGCCTAAAAACCGGTAAGCTGCCGGTAAAAGCAGCAAAAACGGGTAAAACTGCTGATAAAAAGGTTATTTATGGCCCTGAAGTTGAAATTTAAGAGCTGAATTTTAAATCCGCATGGATTGGCTGGTTTGATTGGTTTTATTCAGCGTTTCCTTAAGCTCTGGCCGGTAAGTTTTTCTGTCGACGGCAGGGCTCAGCATGCTTGTAGATTGCATAGCTGCTTGTTTACACAGGTCCGTAAACACTTTCTAAGTTCCAGTGAAACTGTTTAATTTATTCAGCACACATCACTCCAAACACATAAAATAACTTAGCTCTGCGACATATTGTGTCGCAGAGCTAAGTTCTCTACCGCATCCAGCATGATTTCGGCTAGGCCATCGGATTGCTGGGTAGTGGGAAAAGGTTGTGCTTCGCTAAACCCCAGTTGATTCGCCAGCGAAGAACGCACAGAAAACACATTAAGCTGCTCGCCCTCAATCGCGCTTGAATGCACGAGGTTCGCCAGCAAGGTCTCCAACATACTGTGTTTTTGATGAGCCGATTAGCTGGTTGCCTTACCCAACAACACGCCTTGATTAAGGCGCGTTGTTCTTAACAGGGGCTCGATGACGCGATTATCCCAAGTAAAATTGGGCCATTGCTTTTGCTGCCAAATCCACATAGCGTCTCTCGTGATGCGATTACTGACACTAACCTAATCACATACTGATCTGAATAGACAAGCTAATCGCATCATTACGGCTCATACGACTGCAGAGGTTAGAGCGGTACGGCGTTCTTGCATAACTTATAACGTCCAAATTTTTTCACACATCACTTGATATAAATCTTGGCGATCATCAAAATCACCTTTTTTAAATTCGTTATGAGCCTTAAAGGGTAGCCCATGCTCAATGATGAGTTTTTTAAAATTCGGATTGTTTTCATACGTCAAAGGGCAAAGCGATTTCACCAGCAAGTTTTCTTTAATGTAATGCTGCTTTTTCACTTCGTAAGGTTTGTCACCATAAGACTGGTTAGTACCCCTAGGTAATAAAACCAAGCCGCCCAGACGGTTACGGTATTCTACGAAGTCGTTTTCATGCTCAAACTCATTCCTGTGGTCGTCAAAATGTCTGCCCCATATATGTTCGATCTCATATGGTTTGCCAGTACCTTTAAGGAAGTAGTTTCTAAAGTCGGTACTTTGGCCAGCTAACTGATCAACATAGCCTGATAAGCGTGACAGCAGATACTTAACAAATACCTTGTTCTGCCCATGCAGGCGGAATCGGTGCATCCCCACCCATGACTCATCCATTGCCGCCAACTTACTTTCTAGAATTTCTTGTAGCTCTTCTAGGTTCTTATCGCGTAGCTCTTTTACTAAAGTGTAAATTGTGTAGCGAATCGAAGTGGCAGCAAAAGTTCTGAAGTTGATTGAGCGGCGTACACAAAATATTTCGATGTATTTAGCAACTAAATTGATTTTCTGGTTGGCAGTTTCAACACTATCAGAAGGCAGCAATGGTGCCAGCAGTAATGGGTCTCGTAGAGACGCTGCGATACCCCAATGTTCAATGTAATGAACAGACTCCAACCCCTTAGTTAAGGTTGCTCTCGCTTGAGCGATGCGTAGATAGGCATCAAAATAATACTTAAAATCTTTATTAATAAAACGGTCAAAATCTTCTTGTGAATCTTTGCCTAAGCCGACTAACTTTAAGTTATCGCGGAACCAGTTATGGAAGCGCGTGCCGATTTTCTCAAAGTCCTCGTTTTTAGAGCCTGCTTTACCCTGACGAATGGTGACAGCGTATTTAGCGCGCAAGAATGCCTGAATAAACTTCTGATCTTCTTCTTTATCAATGCCCTGCAGGCAAATGATGGCCTTTTTCCAAAAGTCATTGGTGCTTT comes from Pseudomonas sp. C27(2019) and encodes:
- a CDS encoding McrB family protein; amino-acid sequence: MEIYSEQYSLWEEFLEEWPLSRLSEMTLDEYIKTGSQDTFTSWIESRLDKLGSIWGGSAFKFGVFSRDGSELKENTNRHSYSDTHGWYTALGGSAEEAFAKVRESVVRVAQLARSGDLESIEAFTGLGEAYKWKIAFHYQDRAKPTIVNIFRPEALAAFAENGSVKNTAALQKLVLEKNTERLGVLEFGKQVWAVWSKKNISVWKLSHGPATFTADEQQQLLDSQKVVVDKLARKEQGKRFQEVPIGTLFYLCHGNSIQLLGRFTTAAQPASKGETWLERSYEVLFPALKHERYTHNSKLWSPQGNSLFYQVRPRDLPEFEETLLKPFFNKDLIALSDFYSQDQLQRIEEVQQEYNEDVDELEADEKLPINCFNRIYYGPPGTGKTYQLLKLLKRYEPSTKTSVEQKGKQFNATENDKNNEGKIKRYRFVTFHQSYGYEEFVEGLRPVLDSDLEEGEVKYEIRAGVFKQLCEEARQNPTERYAMVIDEINRGNISKIFGELITLIEPDKRAGADNKVIVKLPYSGQDFAVPANIDIIGTMNTADRSLALLDTALRRRFEFVPLLADTRNESGAPLVGLVVKTDLENIDVRQMLERINERIEVLYDRDHTIGHAYFMSLEDIDDAERFEQLADIFRKKIVPLLEEYFFEDWAKISLVLGDNQKPEDARFITKLDAEKDLQALFGDHEIELYSVKERYQINNDAFDKPEAYIGIYNPRAIRQE
- a CDS encoding DUF262 domain-containing protein — protein: MFSVSLSEKGGKRSIIDGQQRLTSLTLILIFLNHLQKDYGVNEAIEGMIFSEKFGKKSFNIDVPERTSGLQALFETGEYNVPDDADASTVNMVERYNDIIEAFPKEIDAQVLPFFIDWFKERVVLVEILAYSDDNAYTIFETMNDRGLNLTPTEMLKGYLLSRFKDNALRKSTNDFWKKAIICLQGIDKEEDQKFIQAFLRAKYAVTIRQGKAGSKNEDFEKIGTRFHNWFRDNLKLVGLGKDSQEDFDRFINKDFKYYFDAYLRIAQARATLTKGLESVHYIEHWGIAASLRDPLLLAPLLPSDSVETANQKINLVAKYIEIFCVRRSINFRTFAATSIRYTIYTLVKELRDKNLEELQEILESKLAAMDESWVGMHRFRLHGQNKVFVKYLLSRLSGYVDQLAGQSTDFRNYFLKGTGKPYEIEHIWGRHFDDHRNEFEHENDFVEYRNRLGGLVLLPRGTNQSYGDKPYEVKKQHYIKENLLVKSLCPLTYENNPNFKKLIIEHGLPFKAHNEFKKGDFDDRQDLYQVMCEKIWTL
- a CDS encoding IS5 family transposase encodes the protein MQITFAEAEFVSKKKQTRRDRLLMDLETLVPWSVLESVIEPYYPKSDGKRGRPTMGLSRMLRMYILQQVMGFSDEGTEDAVYDSAAIQLFMDIDLGRDAVPDATTLLRFRRLLETHSLTQQIFAAVNYQLASKGLYLKEGTVVDATIIAAPPSTKNKSKSRDPQMRSTKKGNQYYFGMKAHIGVDAASGLVHTLVTTAANVHDVNQAHALLHGEEQQVYGDSGYLGADKREENKDKDVEWVVAMRHGKRRKLRDSGTEEGQLADKIEKLKSRIRAKVEHPFYWVKVHFGHRKTRYRGLAKNTAHLYSLFALANLFLSKRCMPLAG